From the genome of Arvicola amphibius chromosome 9, mArvAmp1.2, whole genome shotgun sequence, one region includes:
- the U2af1 gene encoding splicing factor U2AF 35 kDa subunit isoform X3, with protein sequence MQEHYDEFFEEVFTEMEEKYGEVEEMNVCDNLGDHLVGNVYVKFRREEDAEKAVIDLNNRWFNGQPIHAELSPVTDFREACCRQYEMGECTRGGFCNFMHLKPISRELRRELYGRRRKKHRSRSRSRERRSRSRDRGRGGGGGGGGGGGRERDRRRSRDRERSGRF encoded by the exons ATGCAGGAGCACTATGATGAGTTCTTCGAG GAAGTCTTCACCGAGATGGAAGAAAAGTATGGAGAGGTTGAGGAGATGAACGTCTGTGACAACCTGGGAGACCACCTGGTTGGGAACGTGTATGTCAAG tttcgACGTGAGGAGGATGCAGAGAAAGCTGTGATCGACTTGAATAACCGCTGGTTTAATGGGCAGCCAATCCATGCAGAGCTGTCTCCAGTGACTGACTTCAGGGAAGCCTGCTGCCGCCAGTATGAGATGGG AGAGTGCACAAGAGGGGGCTTTTGCAACTTCATGCATCTGAAGCCGATCTCAAGAGAGCTACGACGGGAGCTGTATGGACGCCGGCGCAAGAA GCATAGATCCAGGTCCCGATCCCGAGAACGGCGGTCTCGATCCAGAGACCGTGGGCGCGGTGGCGgcggaggaggtggaggtggtggaggacgAGAGCGTGACAGGAGGCGGTCAAGAGACCGCGAGAGATCTGGGCGATTCTGA
- the U2af1 gene encoding splicing factor U2AF 35 kDa subunit isoform X2: MAEYLASIFGTEKDKVNCSFYFKIGACRHGDRCSRLHNKPTFSQTILIQNIYRNPQNSAQTADGSHCAVSDVEMQEHYDEFFEEVFTEMEEKYGEVEEMNVCDNLGDHLVGNVYVKFRREEDAEKAVIDLNNRWFNGQPIHAELSPVTDFREACCRQYEMGECTRGGFCNFMHLKPISRELRRELYGRRRKKHRSRSRSRERRSRSRDRGRGGGGGGGGGGGRERDRRRSRDRERSGRF, encoded by the exons ATGGCGGAATACTTGGCCTCCATCTTCGGCACCGAGAAAGACAA AGTCAactgttcattttatttcaaaattggaGCATGTCGTCATGGAGACAGATGTTCTCGGTTGCACAATAAACCGACCTTTAGCCAG ACCATCTTGATTCAAAACATCTATCGTAATCCCCAAAACAGTGCACAGACGGCTGACGGCTCACACT GTGCTGTGAGCGACGTGGAGATGCAGGAGCACTATGATGAGTTCTTCGAG GAAGTCTTCACCGAGATGGAAGAAAAGTATGGAGAGGTTGAGGAGATGAACGTCTGTGACAACCTGGGAGACCACCTGGTTGGGAACGTGTATGTCAAG tttcgACGTGAGGAGGATGCAGAGAAAGCTGTGATCGACTTGAATAACCGCTGGTTTAATGGGCAGCCAATCCATGCAGAGCTGTCTCCAGTGACTGACTTCAGGGAAGCCTGCTGCCGCCAGTATGAGATGGG AGAGTGCACAAGAGGGGGCTTTTGCAACTTCATGCATCTGAAGCCGATCTCAAGAGAGCTACGACGGGAGCTGTATGGACGCCGGCGCAAGAA GCATAGATCCAGGTCCCGATCCCGAGAACGGCGGTCTCGATCCAGAGACCGTGGGCGCGGTGGCGgcggaggaggtggaggtggtggaggacgAGAGCGTGACAGGAGGCGGTCAAGAGACCGCGAGAGATCTGGGCGATTCTGA
- the U2af1 gene encoding splicing factor U2AF 35 kDa subunit isoform X1: MAEYLASIFGTEKDKVNCSFYFKIGACRHGDRCSRLHNKPTFSQTIALLNIYRNPQNSSQSADGLRCAVSDVEMQEHYDEFFEEVFTEMEEKYGEVEEMNVCDNLGDHLVGNVYVKFRREEDAEKAVIDLNNRWFNGQPIHAELSPVTDFREACCRQYEMGECTRGGFCNFMHLKPISRELRRELYGRRRKKHRSRSRSRERRSRSRDRGRGGGGGGGGGGGRERDRRRSRDRERSGRF, from the exons ATGGCGGAATACTTGGCCTCCATCTTCGGCACCGAGAAAGACAA AGTCAactgttcattttatttcaaaattggaGCATGTCGTCATGGAGACAGATGTTCTCGGTTGCACAATAAACCGACCTTTAGCCAG ACCATTGCCCTCTTGAACATTTACCGTAACCCTCAAAACTCTTCCCAGTCTGCTGACGGTTTGCGCT GTGCTGTGAGCGACGTGGAGATGCAGGAGCACTATGATGAGTTCTTCGAG GAAGTCTTCACCGAGATGGAAGAAAAGTATGGAGAGGTTGAGGAGATGAACGTCTGTGACAACCTGGGAGACCACCTGGTTGGGAACGTGTATGTCAAG tttcgACGTGAGGAGGATGCAGAGAAAGCTGTGATCGACTTGAATAACCGCTGGTTTAATGGGCAGCCAATCCATGCAGAGCTGTCTCCAGTGACTGACTTCAGGGAAGCCTGCTGCCGCCAGTATGAGATGGG AGAGTGCACAAGAGGGGGCTTTTGCAACTTCATGCATCTGAAGCCGATCTCAAGAGAGCTACGACGGGAGCTGTATGGACGCCGGCGCAAGAA GCATAGATCCAGGTCCCGATCCCGAGAACGGCGGTCTCGATCCAGAGACCGTGGGCGCGGTGGCGgcggaggaggtggaggtggtggaggacgAGAGCGTGACAGGAGGCGGTCAAGAGACCGCGAGAGATCTGGGCGATTCTGA